One stretch of Kwoniella pini CBS 10737 chromosome 3, complete sequence DNA includes these proteins:
- a CDS encoding DNA repair protein rad18, producing MDMSSHPLLASMDEPPPFPSNYPQLRRLDRSVYCQICKEPFQGPVSIACGHSFCSSCIRSSLDVLKKCPSCNEPASEGSIRRNRALEEITDAWEESRPIIYGFAQPPIAKKRPAPDSGSKPTSSSNTKKLKTSSREASGSRSQSPTKFRISNEEQDVDQTEDLQDEGNDDLDDVQELTENDEAPCPICQATLPISSIPMHIEKGCPPPKTRTNGIRKGNQKADWKKVFSGQTSSGKTKEVELKRITKPNYMIATPADLRAILAEYSLPTTGDKEILIKRVQEWIILFNSNLDTSHPSSLSALRARLSDVEASKRRDKEKGKDDMVAQLGNRDGLQKYAKDKKSEFERLKREIMERDKRRKDEEEGKGGRENAIEVE from the exons ATGGACATGTCATCCCATCCCCTTTTGGCTTCAATGGATGAACCACCACCGTTTCCTTCCAATTACCCTCAATTACGAAGACTTGATCGATCAGTCTATTGTCAAATATGTAAAGAACCTTTCCAAGGTCCAGTATCCATAGCATGTGGTCATTCATTCTGCTCCTCG TGTATACGATCATCATTAGACGTACTCAAAAAATGTCCGTCATGTAATGAACCTGCTTCCGAGGGATCGATACGGCGAAATAGGGCCTTAGAAGAGATCACGGACGCATGGGAAGAATCACG ACCTATAATATATGGATTTGCTCAACCGCCTATCGCAAAAAAACGACCTGCCCCAGATTCAGGTTCGAAACCTACTTCCTCTAGCAATACTAAAAAACTGAAAACAAGTTCGAGAGAAGCAAGTGGAAGTCGATCACAAAGTCCAACGAAATTTCGTATATCGAACGAAGAACAAGATGTAGACCAAACGGAAGACTTGCAAGATGAgggaaatgatgatttggatgACGTTCAGGAGTTGACTGAAAATG ATGAAGCTCCTTGTCCAATATGTCAAGCAACTTTACCAATCTCATCGATACCTATGCACATTGAGAAAGGATGTCCACCGCCGAAAACCAGAACGAACGGGATCAGGAAAGGAAATCAAAAAGCAGATTGGAAAAAAGTGTTCTCCGGTCAGACATCGAGTGGGAAAACAAAAGA AgtggaattgaaaagaatcACTAAACCGAATTATATGATCGCAACTCCAGCTGATCTCAGAGCGATACTGGCT GAATATTCATTACCCACTACAGGAGATAAAGAAATACTTATAAAAAGAGTACAAGAATGgataattcttttcaacTCTAATCTCGATACTTCTCATCCATCATCCCTTTCTGCTCTTAGAGCGAGATTATCAGATGTAGAAGCATCGAAAAGGAGGGATAaggaaaaaggtaaagatgacATGGTAGCTCAATTAGGCAATAGAGATGGATTACAAAAGTATGCGAAAGATAAAAAGAGTGAATTTGAGAGGTTGAAAAGGGAAATTATGGAAAGAGACAAAAGGCGaaaagatgaggaagaaggcAAAGGTGGAAGAGAGAATGCTATTGAAGTGGAGTAG
- a CDS encoding septum formation protein Maf translates to MGKAPSKSLTRPSCVGPKALPLPIFQKLKDKRVILASASPRRKEIFATSDFHPEIITSTFAEDLPHSRFQGRLADYPIATGAEKAMEVYERLVKENEYDPPDLVISADTVVIFPPEKDTIEGGQYHGEISEVLEKPINKDEQARSLSLMAGRQCEVITGVSIVYPTIEAPGFKVQSISASTLVKFYDNSDETIKAYVNSEEGIDRAGGFAIQGLGGILIEKIVGDYNNCVGFPSSAFWKWISELDADGVFDESWKE, encoded by the exons ATGGGAAAAGCACCTTCGAAATCGTTGACAAGACCATCATGTGTTGGTCCAAAAGCATTACCTTTAccaatctttcaaaagttgaaagataaaagagTAATATTAGCTTCAGCTAGTCcaaggagaaaagaaatattCGCTACATCT GACTTTCATCCTGAAATTATTACATCAACTTTTGCCGAAGATTTACCTCATTCAAGATTTCAAGGTAGATTAGCTGATTATCCAATAGCCACAGGAGCTGAAAAG GCTATGGAAGTTTATGAGAGATTAGTGAAAGAGAATGAATATGATCCACCTGATCTTGTAATTTCAG CCGATACAGTTGTAATTTTTCCACCGGAAAAAGATACAATAGAAGGAGGACAATATCATGGAGAAATATCTGAAGTACTTGAGAAACCAataaataaagatgaacaG GCAAGAAGTCTTTCTTTAATGGCTGGAAGACAATGCGAAGTGATTACAGGTGTATCTATAG TATATCCTACGATAGAAGCTCCTGGGTTCAAAGTACA ATCGATATCTGCGTCGACCCTGGTCAAATTTTACGATAATTCC GACGAAACCATCAAAGCCTATGTAAATTCTGAAGAGGGTATAGATAGAGCTGGAGGATTTGCTATACAG GGTCTAGGAGGTATTTTAATAGAAAAGATAGTTGGTGATTATAATAATTGCGTAGG GTTCCCATCATCCGCATTTTGGAAATGGATTTCGGAACTTGATGCAGATGGagtatttgatgaatcatGGAAAGAATAG